DNA sequence from the Phoenix dactylifera cultivar Barhee BC4 unplaced genomic scaffold, palm_55x_up_171113_PBpolish2nd_filt_p 000865F, whole genome shotgun sequence genome:
cggcgggctgcttttcttcacgccggccttgcacaaaccgatcgagcacccctcggcggatgagtgcttcgatctcatttcggagctggtaaCACTCCTCGGTATCGTGACCTTtgtcccggtggaaacggcaatacttccggttaTCGCGCCGGGTTCGGGTATCaggcttcggaggtgggagccggatgcgatCTCGAttctcgatctccatgaggatttcggccCGAGGGGTGTTGAGGGGGGTGtatttttcatacctcccttcgggtgcaCGGGCCTACAGCggaaacctcgggcggagtggtgacctctaCTGTGGCGGTCCCCTCAGTCGGGGTGGACTCCTCGGGCGGGGCGAATTCTTGgctcgtcgcggagacgggcttctgggctggccgcgctcctcgcggcgcctcttcttggggttctgctcggtcccgccccgcctgacggccacggcttcctcagccttggcatatttccgggcccgagcgaacatttcggtaaggtccgctgggaaattcttctcaatcgagaagaggaatctgtaggaccgggctctagtcttcagcgccgacatggcgattgactggtcaagctcccggacttcccatgttgcggcggtgaaccggtccagatactccttgaaggactctccctccttttgtttgatgtcgaggagggagtcggatgtccgccgctggggctggctagcggcgaaattgccagcaaactgtctgccgagctgctcaaaggaggagacagtactcggcttcagcccggtgaaccaaagccgggctggtcctcggagtgtcgccgggaaagccttgcacatcatggcttccgaggctccttgtagggccattaagatccagtaactctccaggtggtcaaggggatcagccttgccgttgtaaggctccacctggggcatcttgaaccggaggggaaccggttcatcttcaatctcctgggagaagggcgacttcgtattgaactcgaagtcgccgtcacgtcccgattttctcccgtggagtgcctggatttggcgctccagcttctcgaccttcttgttgagttcatcattctggaggatcgctacagcggttcctccgggtgcaggttgccctggaaccgactcagcttctgaaggttgtggccagcctccgtggcctctgactgggtgctctctccagagggaggcctggacttgagagtcctgacctcgaagaggaagcccgcttgtagggggctccggttgaactggagccgggggaggcggtgccgttgggatgcctctaggttgcaggctttggacagcggtggccaaggcctgcacctgttgcaccagggcatcaaactgctccggccgaacttgatgaactgactcagtcggaggtggtgagtttcgGACGGAGTGCTCAGggctgggtggaggacgtcgagaggcgttggaggcccctttgcttcttagcttcatggcagcgaactcggtcccttcctctagcgccaactgttgctggaaattggacccgggggccgccgtgaagccggggaaggaggagctccgctgctgcaggaggcggacggcggtgcgccggctggctgcgtcctccgccgcggggggtgtgcaagtcctgcaaggaaaaccggtggccgggctccccggcgccggccctccgatgcctaagtcagagggagcaagtatgtggagagagcgggggagaGGAAGTGTATGGAGAAGACACAGTATTTTATCAGATCAAGAAGACGAAgggaatgatgtcatcaattgtgtctgtgcttcccggAGGGTTCAGTCCCGGGGGTCTGTTTCCGTTTTTGTTGTCCTTCCCCCTTGGTtctccccaggttcccttttataggaggggattacgttacctgggaggtgaccgggggatttgtccctgtccgtaataattgggcacgatttggcccatttatggcgtagtggagaacggggccgaatcagaccggaaccagggagttgtcacggtcgatcggacctgttggagtggttgaaccgccggccgtggcgggcctggggtctgtggatggtaagtgcatttattaccgaatgaaccggcggtcaggtagagccatgcgctctgatggttcagtgatccggagatcgtcttgggccgtgttcattaaatgcctgagtgcatcggagacttgagggagtctcatgcattaatggcaggtcgtgccgaatgcctgcggagatcttatgccttgatggcttggagatagtggcaggtcgcaagccgtaggagttgtcaagtcccttggactttaggcggaggttgaacatttggttaaggcatcggctcggcaagggtgccgagccgagctggtcgcccaatggggcgccctgtggcggggctgctttgagtactcctggtcggcgccctttaggcgagcaccttctagcagagcgcctcggcgctgtctttggtcggcactttctaaccgagcagcttattttggttgggcacctcttggcgcgcactctggtcggcgccctctagtcgagcgccttcctggtcggcatcctttggccgagcagcttattttggttgggcacctcttggcgcgcactctggtcggcgccctctagtcgagcgccttcctggtcgtcatcctttggccgagcagctttctggtcggcgctctttggccaggtgcctttccggtcggcactctttggccgagcgcctccgttatggcatgacttggggtttttcccccaacaatatatatatatatatatatatagtaggaTTATATTGgactatatacatacatacatacatacatacatatgtattgaCTATATTGGACATGCTATAAACAATCACGACATAAAGGAAGTTGCAGGCTAACTTTTTATTCTTTGGATCCATATCAACTATTAGTAGATTCAATGGTGTCAGGTCTCATTTTGAAGAAAATTGGGTGGAGTTTGAAAGAGGGTCAGAAGTTAGATTGCATTTGGCaattaatatccaaagaaagatATTATGTATCTTGCAAATTTCTGCTTCTGCACATGAATTGCAGAGTGGATCCAGTGGCTCTCATGAATTTTGCCACAAATGAGTAAGAGCATGAAACTCAGAATACCCGTGAGATCTAAAAATCCATGTTCAACATTGCTTGCGCTGCATGTGTACTTATTTTCTAGAAATTGATAGGCTAAATCTTTTTCTCATAAGAAATATTCAAAAGGCTAAAAGATAGAATAGGAAGAGTCATAGTGGGCATCGGAACTCTCGATTTATGCATCTTTTTGCAGTCATTTTAGCAAATATTTGATCATTCAGAAAATtttggaaaaggaaaagaaaattcttttaagaaaaaaataaccaatttttttaaaaaatatttttattattttaattttttactgTCCCaatatatagattttttttttcaaaaacttcAGTTTTTCCAACTCTAATTTCAAGTTGTTTTTCTGGAAGAGAGAGATAGTGACCCCAGCCTGATAAAAGACCTCGACACCAGAACACAGGAACCAATTTCCGTGCCAGAAAGTTTCCCCCTTGAATATTATATAAACTGGGCTGGACTGgacgagtttttttttttagttccaTTAGGCCTCTtgcatgcacacacacacacaacacacacacacacacacacacacacacacatatatttgAATATGTGCTCTtcaaaaatctaaaaatttacATCCTTCAAATGGAAGTTGTTTCATGAAATTATGTTGTTACTGAAGTATGGGAATTAATCCTAATACTTGGGTGCTTAATTTTTGTTGGAGTCTAGTTCGAAATCTTGCTTTGGAACTCTGGGACCTTCTGGATTCTCTCAGCAGAATGATCTTATCACTGCATATCAACAGATTAGTTTGGAGATGGACTGCTTCTGTCcaatctttctttatttttctagacTTTGGTGGTATTTCTACGCCTCAATTCTTGAAGATTTGGAAAGCCTGTGCCGGAGAGATGGTAAAGATTTTGTGGTCAGTCCTCAATAACAGAATTTTAACAGCTGATAATCTTCTTAAAAGAGGCTGACTGCTTCCTCATGCTTGTGCCTTTTGTAACTCCGGTGATGAAATGGCCCGTAGTTTGTTGCTAAGCTACTCTCTCTCTCCGAAAGAATTTGGGTTTATTTTGACTAGTTTTCATACTTCTTCCTTGCCAGGCTCAATTTTTGAGCTCTGCGTAGGGAAACAGACTTttctctataaaaatatattcgcAGATCAAGTATGGTACTTCTATACATTTCAGATTTCTTTCAAACAACTTATTCAAACAATGCTTAATTTTTTGTTCATCCATCAGAAAAACAACACTAGCATGTCATTTTgtatatgaatatgaaaatttttaatatatctatgtatatataGGTAAACTAGGATCCAATCGAGTTGATCTCTTCTCAAATTTGATTAAATTAGATTAGATGATGAGGTCTAATATCAATGATTCGAGCTGTTGGATGTGATCAACTAtctctaaattatttttataccaAAGAATATATGATTTAGAGAATCTTAATCTATACATCAAATGGTAAAAAAAATGCATTATTTCATATTATTTAAGCTGTACAATTTTGACCACTTGATGTATTGTTGTTGGGATATCTTGCAAGAAAACTTGCATATTTAAATATGTAACCATTAGGCAATAACTTATCTAATCACTGGATTCCAATACATGCAATAAATATAGAGcccataaaaaaaaggaaagaaaaaaagaaaaaaagatgtgTAAAACATAagaatggaagaaaaaaaatgtcaaaCATACTGAAGACAGGTAACTTGTAATTTAATACAATAGAAAGTCTAATTATGTAATCTCCTGCAGTGGGAAAGCCAGATCAAGCTCTTCAAGTACTGCACTACATTGTGCACTAACAGCAGCAAGAGGTGCGAGTTTTATTCATTGCACAAAGAATCAATAGGTTACCAAAAAAATTTTGACAACATACAGCATACAAGATCGCTAAAGTGGAGATGGCCAAAAGCACAAACATATAAATTTTGCCATCTTATATATCCATATAATACATAGGTAATTTTGACCAGGCCACCAAAATTTTGCAACCCAGAAAAAAAAGGGTTAATTGACAATTATATAAGAAACTGCAGTTGTATTACCAACTACCTGCGTTCTGCTTCATCTGCATTGGCATCATCGTTTTGACTGCCTAGCCTGACTATGTCTTCGACAAGAATTTTCCCTTCTATCAAAACAGAATTTTGAAGCAGAAAAAATGATAAATACACTGATAAAACTCAGAAGTTCAGAAATGGAAAACAAGTTAAATGGAACTGTGAAAAATTTGCAAAGATTCAGCTGTTAACCTCTCTCTGGAAAGGTTGCTGATGAGTTCTTGGATACTCGTCTTGCCTAAGGTGTCCTCTAAGTACATGGCTGCAGCTGCCATCTCTTCTGGTGTCACTTTCCCATCATGATCTCTACAACAGCAGCAACAGAGAATAATTAATAGAGTGAGAAATTTCAAAataggaaaaagaaaaccatCAACTCCATTACAAACATAGGAAACTAAAAGGCTATCAACCtgcaaaaagggaaaaaagtggattttttccaattttttttagtAGATCCAAGTGGAATTTAATATTTACAACAAAGTATTGATGATCAGCACTATGATAGCTAACCCAGCATTCATGTCTGTTTGCCCatctcttttgtcctaatgaactTCTCTAAATCTTTGTTTCATCTTGCTGTTCGAGTTTGGATCTTGAAGTTATGCAGGACTtgtaaaaggaaagaaagaaatcctAGATAGATTGCAGGACAGCAGAATCTTGTGTTAGAAAAgaccattttctttttttttttccttttttttttgatggaagtggagaaaagaccattttcaattattaaaaaaaattgacacCGACCCTTAATGACAAGTTCATTATGCATTTATGATGCAATATATACTGCCAGCCAATTTACATATGAAAAGTCCAAGTtaaatgaaaaagaagaagctCATGTATGAATAAAGCATGTTAGCAGAAAAGAACTTTTAAGTTGACAAGAATTTAGAAAGAGTTAGCAGATGGATGGAGATTTTTATCAAACCTTTCCATtagataaaaaaaggaaaatccaaCTACCTCTCGTGAGTATTCAGAAAGATGGTTCATGGTTTAATATATAATGACAAGTTTGGAATTGCTTAAGGAATGCCttccttgaaaaaaaaaaggatgattGCTTCCGGAATGTGGGCAGCAAAAATGTTAATTTATGTCTGTATTAAGATCCAGTAACCTACATCAGTAAAAAAAATAAGGGGAAACTAATCACCGGTCCAGTGTTGGACCGGAGTATAAGGAATAGTCCCTGTTGACCGAAAATAAAACTCCTGGTCCCGAGAGTTTTTGTCTCTCTAAATGGTGACGAAACTACCCTTTATTCATCCGTTGGGCTTTCCGGCTTCCTTTGCTCCTCTTCCGCTCGGGCgagtcctcttcctcttcctctcattttcttcttcctctgtaCCCAGGAAGAAACTCTTCTTCGTCTTCCTTTCCCTCTCGACCGAAATAATTTCTCTTCTCGCCTTCGGAAAgaaccccttcttcttcttcctctcgaaCGATTCCTGTTCGTGTCGACGGAGTCCTCTTCCAGTCGACGGAGTCGTCTTCCTGCCGATCGAGTCCGCCCCGATAAGCATTCCGAATCGCAGGTAAGGTTCCGCTCGCCCAATGCTAGTGGATACCATAATGCTTGCTATTATCGAAGCTAAACCCTAATCAATGTTGCTTCCCAAATTTATTTTCcgaagaaatttttcttttgggtTTTGAATGTTACGGAATGAAATATTGATTTGGCTTAGGAAAGATTTGTTCTTACTTTTTGAGAACCATAATGCTGGCTATAGTGGAAGGTAAACCGTAATCTCTCTTGCTTTCCGTTTTTTTTGTTCGGAATAATATTTTGATTTCGTTTTTGAATGCTATGGAATCGATTATTGATTTCGCCCAGGGAAGATTATTGGTATAGTTTCCTGCGAATACATGATATAAGGTTGctgttttctttaattttacCCTGCAGTGATTCTTAATTTGATGTTTATTATTTGTTTGACAAtgcattcttgaaagatttgttTTATGGATAACGTGTTTCATTAATATTTTTGATGCAGACATTTGATATGGCTCCAATTCAGAGTAGAGGCAAAGCATGTTCTGTTGGCCCGAATAATATAGTCAATGGAAGGTGCTACTTCAGCCGCTATGTCCAATTTATTGCCACCCTTGTGCAGTCTATGTCTCGGGAGCAGAATGATAGGGTGACCGCAACTCCTTTTGGATATATGCTAAGTTTGCCCTATATCAAGCAGAGTAGGCCTATCCTAGACACTTTGCTCTCTTTTTGGGATGATGTCGACGAAGGTTTTTGGTTTGGTAAAGTTTTAGTGCCTTTTTTAGGGAGTGAGTTTGCACTCATCCTTGGTTTGAGTGCCACGGGTGATGAAGTAGAATTGTATAGAGAGGGGAGGGTTACTTCTGACCTTATCACCCGTTTTTTTGATGGTGACCATAAAAAGGCCGGTAGGGATGCAATAGAAAATAGATTACAATTACTAGTTGGAAAGAGAGGACGACAAGATGTAGAGAATTTTACCAAATTATGGGTTTTATACCTCTTTGTCATTATTCTATTTCCAACTGTACACTACAATGTTCCAAAGGCATTATGTTCATATATTGATGATTTAGGGCGGTTAGATTCATATAGTTGGGGTCTTGCCGTTTTTGCTTTTATTCGGCAGCAGATACCTACTATATCCGAGAGTGTCAGGAGAAGGAACATCAACGGGAATGGATCTGGTGGATCTGGTGGCATACATTCTCGACTGCACCATCGATAAGCATTTGGCCATTGCAATTGCACCACTTTTAGACCATCTAGAATCTGAAAGTACCAGATAAgtaaagggaaaaaaatcagATTGCTTAAGTTTTAAGTGTGCACAGAAACCATATCTGAGTGCAGGTAACAGgtaactgtgtgcagagaactaaaagtggtattcttttttcctttttcacttAGCTTTTAGAAAAACATGGTGTATAATACCATGTATAATAAGAATACATAGTGTGCCATGGCGTGCCTTGGGATTGAAATTGTATGCCATGGTGTGCCAAGGATGTGCGAAAGGTGTGCCAAGGGTGTGCGGAGTGCCTCCATGCAAGTCCATTTGACTGAAATAAGTAGATGATGTGGAGTATCATACTAAAGGATAATACTGACAAAGTAGATAAAAAATGAAGGATGTGCGAAAGGTGTGCCAAGGGTGTGAATGATGGCATTATATTGTGTGCACATAAATTATCACACACCTTTTTATTTAACCGTGCAGCTTTGACAAACCTTCACTTGGAGACGTACGGGGTGGGTATATTTTGTGCACAGAAATCATATCTATCTGCAATAAATTGTGTGCACATGGCATAATAAACGATAAACTGTATGCACAGAAatcatatctgtgtgcagtaaacGATAAACTGTGTAGACAGAACAGAAAACTGTGTTTGGGGGTTAATTTACTGTGTGCCATGGTTTGTTTAGTATGTTTCAAGCTTAATGAACCAAGCAACACTGCTGTGCCAGGGGATCTGAATCTGTTCCATGGTGTGCCATGGCACACCATGTTTATAGATCAAATATTGTAGTTAGCCCTAAAAAAAAAGCTTCCTCTGAACAATTCCAGTCAACAGAAGGTCTCTCCACATAAATCAGCCACCCAAAAAGGCATAGCATCAGCTAACATCAACAAATTAATAtgaaaaaggaacttaatagtaTTCCACATTGATAAATTCTGAAATAATCCAAAATTTGTATTAGTTGACAACATCAACAATCAACTTCCTTTACTTCAAAAGGTCTTCCTTTACTACAACGTCACCACATCCTTCCCCATCTGCGACGACAATGGAAAAATTTACTAAATATAAGTAATGTGAACTTGCAGCATAAATTAGAaaggcaaagaaaaagaaacataaaCATGAAAGGTTAGGCATACATTCTCGACTGCACCATCGATAAGCATTTGGCCATTGCAATTGCACCACTTTTAGACCATCTAGAATCTGAAAGTACCAGATAAgtaaagggaaaaaaatcagATTGCTTAAGTTTTAAGTGTGCACAGAAACCATATCTGAGTGCAGGTAACAGgtaactgtgtgcagagaagcAGGTAACAGGtaactgtgtgcacagagcTTAAAGcgatgttttttttcttcttcagatTTCTATTAAAAAACATGGTGTATAATGGCATTTATAATAAGAATACAGGGTGTGCCATGGCGTGCCATGGGATTGAAACTGTATGCAATGGTGTGCCAAAGGTGTGGCAAAGGTGTGCCAAGGGTGTGCAAAAGGTGTACCAAGGGTGTGCCAAAGGTGTTCCATACCTTCAATGTATAGTAGAGCACCATATTGTTTACAGTATGACCTCATTACATGTCCTTCTGTTGTGCCCAAGCTTCCCGCATCGTCCACATCTCATATCACGTACTAACTCAACTTGAGAaggtcttctcttctttttaggcctgCCAGGACGTGTCTTTTTCATAGGAGGTAGAatgtgaatctcttcagatgcacTGTGCGGCTCCTCAATATCAGGAATTGGATTAATTGCTTCGGCATATGTTGTTCTATACAATTCAGCTTGGAACCAAATGTCAGTGAATTGGTACAAGGATCTGCCGGCCTTCTCGATGCAAGCACAAGCATGCTTACATGGCATGCCGAAGATTCGCCACTCGCCACAAGAGCAGCTGCAATTCTGGAGGTCAACTTTGCATGAGTAGTTTGTATCCTTTACGTCATATATCATTATGTTGGACGTAAACACGGATAATCTCCGACCATCTTCTGCATTTTTATGTAACACTTTCTCAGCATCTGGACATAGGTGGGTTTGAATGCTATATCCTTGATTACGCCGTTCATGCATCATCTGCATAATTTGAAGCCTGATATGGTCAACCATATGAGGGATAGGCAGATGACGAGCCTCCAAGATCCAACTATTAAAACACTCAGCCACGTTAGATGTCATAGTGCCCCAGCGTGGACCTGGAAAAATTGCGTTTGCCCAATGCTCGGGGTTGGCATGTAGGAGAAAGGTGGAAGCACCAGGGGCTCCTGATGTAAGCTTCCCAATTAGCTTTTGAAAAACATTAAGCCTTGGAGTATACGCAACAGCATTTACTAAATCAAGCAGCCTCTTTCTGTCAGCTGCACGATAATGGACAAGCACCTGCGATCAAAATTAAATATCAGACATACCGGATGGTATATTACTTAGATACTTTCTACTTAAAATTATTTACAATATTATGATGCAAACCTGATTCTTGAAGTTTTCTTTCACATGACGAATACAATATGAGTGGTAGCAACCAGGAAAGTACTTCAGCACCGATTTAATAATTCCCTGATGTCTATCTGTCATAAATGTGAACTTTTGACCATGATACGCACTGCAACTATGAATAGCTTCTTTGAAAATCTAGCAAAACCATTCCCAGTTCTCATCAGTTTCTGTATCTACCACACCATAAGCTATAGGAAACATATCATCATTGCCATCTTTGGCAGTGGCGCCAAGCAATACACCCCCATCCTTATGTTTTATAAATGTCCCATCCATAAAAATTAGAGGTCGACATCCTTTTATGAAACCCAATAGTGAAGCATGAAAACAAATGAACAGACGTCTGAATCGACCTTCAATTGTTTCGTACTTTGTAATGCTGCCGGGGTTGGTTTGAACAATGGCGTCGCAATACCACCGAATTCGGTCATAAGATAGCGATCTATCATCATAAATCTCCTTCATAGCCAGCTCCTTACCATGCCAAGCTTGATGATACGGCAATTGAACACCATATTCCCGACGAATATCTTTTACAATGTCAGTCGGCTTATATAATGGCATATCTTGAAGTTTATCTTTAACAATGTTCGAAACCCAACGTTTTGAAGCCTTCGGATGCGACCGGACTTGCATCCCTCCTCCACATGTATGGTTAccattcatttttttaattgcaaattTTTCACCATTACCAAGTCGAGAAGCATGGATACGCCATTCACATTCTTCATATGCACATTCCACAGTAACTCGCTCACGATCGTTCTTCATGAACACAAAATCTCTGCAATTTGCGATACAAAAGTTGCGAATGCTGTCATGAAGAGTTTCGACATTTCTGAACTCCTGACCAACGCCCTCTATACAACTTTTCCAAGCATCCAACGAATTTCTTTGACTTCCTTCCTCTTCAATTGCAGCTCTCGTCTCTTCAACAACTTGGACAAAATTACTTGAGCTACtctttgaaatatttttggatCTCCAACTAATTTCAGCACCATGGGATGAGCCACTGTCCATACAAAACGATAAACATAATTTCAGCACACTTATTAATGTTCTTTTAGCTTCAaatgaacaaaataaaatttcaaatatgaaaTACCTGGTATTGATTACCACATCAGCAGCTTCGATCAAGCTTGGAGAATGAGTAACAACCATCTCGATCACTGCCGCATTTAAGTTCACATGTATTTGATGCATGTTATGAACATCTTTATCGCTTATGAGCGTAACAAGCATTCTAGATTTGTTTGAAATATAAAACTTAATTTCTATCATTGTAGAAGATAAATGTCTCCACCTTTCCACTATTTTCTTGAATATTTGATCAAGAGTTGTGTCCTCACAGATGGAAATAATAACAGCTTCGCTACCGTAACAACAAATGGCCATCAAAACCGGGCTACTACTGTTCTTTGAAGCCATCATAATGAAAATAGGAGGGATCAGCACAAATGATTTGACGACAATTCTTGGAGCTCAGCTCTGTTATAACAAAGTCAGACGAAGAGTGCAGAATCAGAGGCACATCAGCAAAATATCTATGTTAAAACAAAGTTAGAGGCACACCTGATCTTAATTCCCCACACCCTAAGGCAAAACGGAAGAAGATGGCACACTGGAGCAGAACAAGGCATTCATAAACAAAGAAAACAGTTAAGTTAATTCCCCACACCCTATGGCAAAACGAAACAAGATGAAAAACAGTTAAGTTAATTCCCCACACCTTCTCCCGCCTTCAAACCAAAAAGCCTTCCGTTGGCCCCCCGATAAGCATACAGTCCGTTGAAAGAACAGAGGACTATGCTTGTGTCGCTCCAAAGAACAGAGGTCTTGCTCTAAAAAGCCTTCCGTTGGCCCCCCGATAAGTATACAGTCCGTTGAAAGAACAGAGGATTATGCTTGTGTCGCTCCAAAGAACAGAGGTCTTGCTCTAAAAATCCTTCCGTTGGTTGGGCCGATAAGCATACAGTCCGTTGGAACCTGACAAAACAGAAAACTATGCTTGTGGAgctccaaagaacagaggacaTCAAACCAAAAAGCCAGACTTTGGCCCTCGACTGCCCTACAGTCCGTTGGAACCTCAAAGAACAGAGCAGAATGCTTGTGTTGCTCCAAAGTCTTCTCTGGAATTCCAACGGTCTTCCTCTCCCGCCTTCCGTTGGCCACGCGAACAGGAAATTCGAAAGAACTC
Encoded proteins:
- the LOC120107444 gene encoding uncharacterized protein LOC120107444; this translates as MMASKNSSSPVLMAICCYGSEAVIISICEDTTLDQIFKKIVERWRHLSSTMIEIKFYISNKSRMLVTLISDKDVHNMHQIHVNLNAAVIEMVVTHSPSLIEAADVVINTSGSSHGAEISWRSKNISKSSSSNFVQVVEETRAAIEEEGSQRNSLDAWKSCIEGVGQEFRNVETLHDSIRNFCIANCRDFVFMKNDRERVTVECAYEECEWRIHASRLGNGEKFAIKKMNGNHTCGGGMQVRSHPKASKRWVSNIVKDKLQDMPLYKPTDIVKDIRREYGVQLPYHQAWHGKELAMKEIYDDRSLSYDRIRWYCDAIVQTNPGSITKYETIEGRFRRLFICFHASLLGFIKGCRPLIFMDGTFIKHKDGGVLLGATAKDGNDDMFPIAYGVVDTETDENWEWFC
- the LOC120107447 gene encoding uncharacterized protein LOC120107447; the encoded protein is MTDRHQGIIKSVLKYFPGCYHSYCIRHVKENFKNQVLVHYRAADRKRLLDLVNAVAYTPRLNVFQKLIGKLTSGAPGASTFLLHANPEHWANAIFPGPRWGTMTSNVAECFNSWILEARHLPIPHMVDHIRLQIMQMMHERRNQGYSIQTHLCPDAEKVLHKNAEDGRRLSVFTSNIMIYDVKDTNYSCKVDLQNCSCSCGEWRIFGMPCKHACACIEKAGRSLYQFTDIWFQAELYRTTYAEAINPIPDIEEPHSASEEIHILPPMKKTRPGRPKKKRRPSQVELVRDMRCGRCGKLGHNRRTCNEVIL